Part of the Zingiber officinale cultivar Zhangliang chromosome 6A, Zo_v1.1, whole genome shotgun sequence genome, TTAGCCTTTTCCTGTTTAATCTTATAATTTTTCTACTGTAATCTTGTATTACTCAGGAAAAATGGAAAACATACTAATATTTAAAAGGTGAATCCCTTCCGGATACTCAGAATCAGTGTTTTTTTCTTCTTACTGTCAATGGTAAGCACTTGCAATAAACTAGAATAAACTATGGCTAATCTGAATGATGAGTATTTTGTCATGCAGGTGGGTGTTTATGGTTATACGGCATACTCAGCTAGTAAATTTGCACTTCGTGGTCTTGCAGAGGCATTGCAACATGAGGTTGTTGCAGATAATATTCATGTCACTCTCATATTCCCTCCAGATACTGAAACACCAGGGCTTGCTGAAGGTTAGCTTCAAAGGCTCATACTATTTATTGTTTCTTTTCCCTCAACCAAAATGTATATGTTACTTCACCTATTTATAAGGCATGCATGTTTATGTTAGTGTGTTTAAATTGTTATCTCATGTTATTGTTAGTGGAATATTGGATAGAATGTCTTTTCTTAgatgagtttgaaaattttgttacACGACATTCAAGTTCATTACGTTTTTAAACATCTAAATCAAATCCTTGTCCAAATAATTCCTTATCTACAGCGTAAGATAGAGTGAAGACTGCTTGCCACTATTTCTACATAAGCCTGTGTAGTTTATTTGAATGGAAAGAGTTGGGAGTGAAGAATTATATTATTATGACTAAAGCAAGAACAATCACACTTATATACCTACTACTCTATGCCACCAAATGACCAAATATAATATTTGAGTGAACTATTATCTTCAGTGCATATAATTATTAATTCTAACATTCCCCTTACAAGATGAATATAGGGACAAATTATAAACAATCCCAAAGAAAAAGAGAGATAAAATTTCCGATTTTTACTCTTGTGATTAAGAGTAAAATATCAAGAGAGGTTGCAAAGAGATAACATCAAAGTAAAGATATAAATTCTCTATGACATCTgtgcaaaattttaaaatttacagaAGTGAAAAATGCATATTGACATAGTTGTAAGGGCAGTGTGTGTTTCTCCACCGTCTATGTTTTATGAATTGCAGAGTTGAAGCGAAGACCAGAGGTTACAAACAAAATTGCAGCATCCACAGGTGGCATGAAGGCTGATGAAGTCGCGCAAATAGCCTTGAATGGGATCAAGTCAGCACTATTCGTTGTTCCTTGCAACTTTGAGGGAGCCATGCTTTGCATTGCAACAGCCGGTATGTCTCCTCAACCATCCATCTTCATGGCATTCAGAGAGGTTCTCGGTGCAAGCCTCATGCGCCTCGTAGGGTTGTGCTTCCAGTGGAATTGGTTTGGGGTCATAAGTGACACGCCAAGAAGGGCATGTAGGGCCGAGTAGTTTCTTGGTCTTTTGGATATGTACTCGTAAAGTTTTAGAACTTCATGTAGTTCAATAAGAGAACAAATGCAATGCCAACTAACTCTTTTAAGTTGTAAAATACTTCTTGTGTGTTTGATCTCTTTAATTCAAAGGGTCGTTGTGTTAGGATAAATTATTCTTCATGATTTATCTATCTATATTTAGGCGGTGAACTGATGATACTGGATCGCCTCATATGAGTATTATCATCTTTTTCTCCAACTAACCCTTCAAGTTTTATGGAAATGAGTTTGATATGAGTTCAGTTATAAGGTAGTGGATTGGTATCAGTTAAGCAACTAATTGAGTATAATTTAGTTAAACCTTGGAACGTAGATGCAAAAGTAAAATTAGGTACGTGATTTAAATATTTCAGAAActtttatcttactattttattaaaaatctaccctctttattaattaattttgataaagtctaaaatgaaattatattaatgtcCTTTTTTTCACACAAAAAATAAAAGTTGAAGATTCGGCTGcggtttattattaaaaaattttttcATAAATCAATCAATAATTTAGAGTACGAGACTCAACTCTGacgtattattaaaaaattttctcattaatcaatcaggaACTTAGAATTCGAGATTTAGCTGTGAcgtattattaagaatttttctcattaatcaattaaaaatctaaaattctcTTATTACAGTAATTTGTTATTGGGATTTTTTAGAGTTACCCTAACATTACATACGCAACCAGGGACAAAGACACGTGTAATTTTGATGGGCAGTTGCCCACatcaaatttttatatatatccttaagtgtataaaattataaaaatattaaagtctTGTcctacttaaaaaaaataaaaataggaataatgtttaaaaattaaaattaatttttataagtaaattttttttataaaattttcctggTATTGCTCCACCTGATATCTGTGTCACGATCCCTCGTATACAGTACAAAACTGAAatttatttgatgaagaaaatacgAGGCGGAATAGTCTATTCCACGAGAATTGAATAtccaattatattaaaaaaaaaaaaaaaaggggagaaaaaaCACGAGAGAGAGTTGTGTTTCTGCTTTTTCGACAGCTCTCTCTTCATGGAGATCTCATGCTTCagctttattttatttatttgaatttttttaaaacattaataACTATTATTAGTACATCGAAACAAGTTGTTGAATTCATTTGCAGTAAATTTTGCATGTGATAGGTGTTGCTTGGTGCTGTAAATGTGCAGTGATGCTTGGTGCTATAAATGTGCAGTGATTTTATATTGTTGTAAAGAGGTGCTTTTGGCACCCCTCTGACACGCCTCCCTTCTGGCCCCATCTTCAATCTTCCATTTATATCCTTGCAATCTGATTTTTATTCGTTCTTATTTTTTTGgaggtttttttttaagttttatttatttttttattagttttattcGATCAATTGTTTTTAAGAATTAAAAAGAATAATTTAAAAAGAGGAGAGGTACTAACATGTCAAGAGTTAGAGAGAGTAATTTAGAGGAAGAGTGAAATTTTGACATGTCAATAATTAGAATATGGGTAATTTAAGAGAGATGTTTTCGCACCCTCATGACACATTTTTTTTCCCCGCTCcaccttaaattttaattttatttatgtttataTCTTTTTTATtggtttagttttattttttttttaactagtttttttagtttttttttatcagttttattttttaataattttttttaattatatgtttGTAATCTTTAGATAAATTTTAGGAGTTCGGATCCTCTATCCTCAAATTTTTCTGTCCCCGTGTCGATCGAACAGATCaaattacatctcaaggatgctTTGCACATCACaaggatactgcacacatcttaaggatgccatgataccttgagatgtaatctgatccgtccgatcggcaGGGGACATAGGGACAAAGAAATTTGGGACAAAGGATCCGAACTGAAATTTTAGGatttattatttgtaaaaattttaaaaatatcaatatatatatatatataaactaataaAAATACTAATACTTAATAGTAAAtacatttataatttataaataaatattttttaaaatgaaaaaaaattgataatctcAGTTAATCTCATTAACTATCCTTAGATAATCGGTCCAGTCCTACGAAAATTTTCCACCGGCTACCAAGGTAAATCAAGAAACGCAAGCGGCAGCTAACCCAGAAGCTCAACATCTTTGGGTTGCGCCCCTCATTtggaggagtttttttttttttttgcaaatacgTCATAGTTGGGAATTGAACCGTGAGTGCCTAGGTAATAATCTGGATGTCCTATCGCAGCATCATAACCTCGGGGACATAGCCATATCTCTTGGTCCACAAAAAAATGGATCAGGAGATGGACCACTCTTAATTGTGATCGGATCGTGGCCACTACCGATCGTAATTGATTGCAATACCTTTCTAGGTTTAACGTCCCCTCCACGTTATAGTTTGGGTCGGTGCGAACGGCTGAAGGCCGCCTAAAAGTCGTCGGAGGTGAGCAAGTGGACAGGCTGTTGGGCACCAAGTAGGcagtagggatcctctggtccgcaaattaTGGACCAGGAAATGGTCTATTGCATgaggacccttgatttggatagaCTTCACCTTTAAATAGATAGGGTTTATCCAAATCAAGGATCTAAAAAAGTGGACCGTACTCTGATATACAATTTGCAGACCAGAGGATCCGTCCTCCCAAGTGGGGGCGGCTTTCAGACAACCTCCAATCGCTTGCTTTGATCCAAATTATAACCTAGATGAAACGGTGCATCCAAAAAAGTATCGCAATTAATTGCGACCAGATCGTGATCAAAATCTAGCTACAATTAAGGATGATCTATCTCCTGGTCCACTTTTCTATGAGCTAAAAAATCTACTCCTCCTGACatataataatacaaaaaaaaaataaaaatatataaaaataaaaattttattcaatATTACCTTTAAATTTTACTCCGACGTACTTAAAGGTGTACATATTATTTCATACCACGAATAAACATGTATCATATCGAGTGACAtatgttaaaaaattatataaaataaaaaataaaaaaataataaaaaataataaatagaattgattaaaaagaaaactaaattaaaattaaataaaattgaaaacgaaaaatataaataaaggagTTGAAAGAAGGAAGAGGGGTAGAAAAGTCATTTCAAAGGGAGACAAAAGGGAAGGTTGGACCGGGGAGGTGGAGAAGCAGTTTGCCTCATGCTCTTAGTACGGATTTCAAGAATTTCAGGTCAAGATAGTGACGAATTATAagcgatttttttttaattgataacGGACCTGGAAAAAATAGACCGACTGAATAAATGTTCATGAGCATCTAGTAAGTTCGAAAAATTAGAtattttagatatatatatatatatatatatataattattaatttttataatctaaaattatatttaaaaaagaagaaaataattttaagttttatgaAATCAGTATAATTAATTCACAAAGACCACTCTGCTCACTGACCTTCATTGCAGACCAATGGCTTCTTCCCTctacttcctcctcctcctcttcgttTTCCCTTTCGCCGCGCTGCTCCTCGCCCTTGCGGTCCTCGTCCGCCCCCGGCCGGAGCGGATCCCCCTCAAGGGGCGGCACGTGCTCGTCTCCGGCGGGTCCAGCGGCATCGGCCTCGCCCTCGCTCGCCGCGCCGCCGCCGAGGGAGCCCGCGTCTCCATCCTCGCGCGAGATCGCTCCCGCCTCTCCGACGCACGGGAAACCATCCGCCTCGCCACCGGCGTCGACGCATCGGTTATCGCGGTTGACGTCCGCGATGCCGAGGGCGTCGCCCGCGCCCTTGAAGCCCTTGACCCCGTCGACGTCCTCATCTGCAACCAAGGCGTGTTCGTGCCGCAGGAGCTCGATCTGCAGAGCCTAGATGAGGTCAGATTCATGGTCGATGTCAACCTCATGGGCACTTTTCACCTGATCAAGGCTGCGCTGCCTGCCATGAAGAAGAGGGCCAGAGAGACTGGCATCCCCGCATCAATTGCCCTAATGTCCTCCCAAGCTGGTCAGGTATCCATATTCCTCCCCAATTCCAAATTGTTTTCTTTCTATGTCagctttaatttatttattttttaccttGAATTTGATATAAAATTTTATCATAAATTGATGATTAAGATTGATAAACAGGAACCCTAAGTATTTGAAATTCAAGCAACACGATTCATTAAAGGTGAATCAAGCAAGACTTGTACATTTCATAATGAGAAATTTCAAGTTACCATATCTAACAAAGGGAAATTGTGTGATCAATATTTGATGATCTGAAATATGTGGAGAAGCATTTCAAAGGTCATCAATATCAGCCTTTTCCTGTTTAATCTTATAATTTTCTACTGTAAACTTGGATTACTCAGgataaaatggaaaaaaatacTAATATTTAAAAGGTGAATCCCTTCCACATATTGTATCCTGAACTGTTAACCATCTAAAATTTGGTTAGCAGGATTCTATTTAAGAatcagtgtttttttttttatcttactgTCAATGGTAAGCACTCACAATAAACTAGAATAAACTATATGGCTAATCTGAACGATGAGTATTTTGTCATGCAGGTGGGTGTTTATGGTTATACGGCATACTCAGCTAGTAAATTTGCACTTCGAGGTCTTGCAGAGGCATTGCAACATGAGGTTGTTGCAGATAATATTCATGTCACTCTCATATTTCCTCCAGATACTGAAACACCAGGGCTTGCTGAAGGTTAGTTTCAAAGACTCATGCTATTTATTGTTTCATTTTCCTCATCCAAAATTTATAATGCTTGTTACTATTTCTTTAAACATAAGCCTGTGTAGCTTATTTGAATGGAAGGAGTTGGGAGTGAAGAAATTATATTATTATGACTAAAGCAAGAACAATCACACTGATACATCTACTTACTCTATGCCACTAAGTGTTAATATCAAGAGAGGTTGAAGAGAGTCTGGCATCACTTTAAGGGATGAAAAGATGTaggtaaattttaaaatttacagtGACTGCTTTTGCTAATTTAAAAGTGAAAATTGCATAATGACATAGTTGTTAGGGTGGTGTGTGTTTCTCAACCTTCTATATTACGAATTGCAGAGTTGAAGCGAAGACCAGAGGTTACAAACAAAATTGCAGCATCCTCAGGTGGCATGAAGGCTGATAAAGTTGCCCAAATAGCCTTGAACGGGATCAAGTCTGCTCTATTCGTTGTTCCTTGCAACCTTGAGGGAGTCATGCTTTGCATTGCAACAGCCGGTATGTCTCCTCAACCATCCATCTTCATGGCATTCAGAGAGGTTCTCGGTGCAAGCCTTATGCGCCTCGTAGGGTTGTGCTTCCAGTGGAGTTGGTTTGGGGTCATAAAGAAGTGGCACACCGAGAAGGGAATGTAGTCAAGTTTCCTGGTATTTTGGATATGTAAACTTCATGTAGTTCAATAAGAGAACAAATGCAATGTCAACTAACTATCCAAGTTGTGTCGTAATGGTTCAATATGAGTTCAGCTACAAGGTAGTGGATTGGTATCAGTTAAGCGACTAATTGAGTCTAATTTAGTGGTATGCACTGACATTGACCCTATTTTAATTCTGCAAATTGTGTGATAAAGCCACTACGTTCAGAGTAGAACTGTTACGACAAACATAGAACTGCATTGTAGATAAAGCACAAGAAAGATCAAATGCAGAGTAGGAATTTACCatgaaagaaaaatgaaaaacaatGAGATCGATATAACCTTCAGATGATTCTCGCAGAAGGAACAAGGATAGAGAAGGCATGGAGCTTATAGGTAGCATCATCATATTGTAACCAGTCATACATCAGTTGTTCAGACAAGCATCAGCATACCGTTCAGACGAGGTTGTTTATACCCGATGAAAAATTCTTggttttctttttttgttttgatCGTGTGTTTCAGCGTAAAGGTTTGTTCGCGGAACAATCTGGCATGAACCTCACAGTCATGCCTGCTGTAGTTGCTGTTCGAGCAGCACTAGTATATAATGCCCTTGGCATTGCCATCAGTCTTACCTGCAATAAGTGATTCATTAACCCTATcgacaaaagaaataaaaaagatcAATGCAACCTAGTCatcttttaaaaaaatggaaTTTAATCCCTCTTCCCTAAGGATTGTTTGTAATTGAATGGAGAGCAATGAGCACACCTGTTCTATGACCTTTGCAAACAAGAGAAATCGTTCTAACATTACCAGAACCCATTACATGAGCATGCTCCATTCTTAAAGTGGTGAAACCGGTATCGATCTCTGACGATGATCTCCCGATTGTACAACCTTGAAATCAACTCAATTGCAATGTGGCAATATTTGCATACTCGAAGATTTTTGACAATTCTTAGCAATGTGCTAGGCTTTGTACTAATCAAACCAAAGGCAATGGCCAACCTCTCACTGTGGTGGCATGACTTTTCATGAGAAAGAGTTCGGTGAAGATGAATGAACTCGTCGACCATGGCGTATATTTGCTGGGCTTGTGGGTGCGACTTGTCGCCCTTTTGGAATTCGTGAATGATGCCATCTACCTCGATTAGACTGCATCCTGGAGTCTTCCTGACCTTGTTCTTCCTCATTGTTTTCCTTATCTGATATCCATCCTTACGGCGATTGGAGGAGGCATACAGATTTGACATGAGAATATAAGCTCCTTCCTCGTCCGGGTCTAGCTCTACGATACGTTCCAAGGCAGTTTCCCCGATATCTACCTCTGAGTAGTTTTTACAAGCACCTAGAAGAGATCCCCATATGAACTCATCAGGCTCAATAGGCATGCTCGAAATGAATTCTTGTGCTTCATCTAGCATCCCTGCTCGTGCAAACATATCGACCACACAACCATAGTGCTCGATCTTTGCAGTGAGGTTATACGTCGCCGTAATGCTCCTGAAATGACGAAGGCCAATTTCAACGAAACCGGCATGGCTACACGCTGACAGAATTCCAATAAATGTGACTTCATTTGGCCTCACACCGGCTCTCAACATGTCATCGAAGAGTGTAAGTGCCTCATCTCCTCGACCGTGCATTGCCAGCCCAACAATCATGGAAGTGAAAGTGTAGACATCCCTGTGAGACATACTGCTAAAAACCTCCATGGCCGGGCCGATCATCCCACATTTGGCATACATGTCAACCAAGGCATTCCCTATGATACCATCCGCTTCGATGCCTTTTCTACTGAGGCAAGCATGAACCCACCTTCCTAGCTCAAGTGCACCAAGACTTGCACAAGAGTTAAGCACTGGAACCAGCGTAAAGCCGTCGGGCTGCACATCATCGCACTGCATTTGCCTGAACAGCACCAAGGCCATCTCGAACTCACCGTTGTTAGCTAGCCCGGCAATCATGGAGTTCCAAGAGACGACGTTCCTCAAGggcattttgtcgaacacctcGCGAGCAGAGACAATGTCGCCGCACTTGGAATACATGTCTACAAGAGCATTGTCAATGAAGACGTCGGCATCCAAATGAAAGGCATCAACGCACCTTCGCACCTTCCTACCCAATTCCAAGTCCCCGATCTCAGCGCAGGCCGACAGAACCGCGACAATGGTCATTCCATCCACTCTCAGATTCTCATCCACCATCTCGAAGAACACTTTGACGGCATCCTTCGGGTGGCCTGCCTTCGTGAACCCCGAAATCATAGTAGTCCAAGAGACCAAGTCCCTCTCAGGAAATCCATCAAACAGCTTCTTCGCACAACCGATCTCTCCGCACACAAAGTACAACCTGATAAGGCAATTTCTAACATACACATCGACGTCGAACCCCATCTTCGCAGTATGAGCGTGGAGGGCGACCCCGGCCCGCAACGCGCGGGCGTCGGCGAGGAGCTTGAGAAGGGGAGGAAAGGTGAAATTATCCGGAAAGGTACCTCTTTTCAGCGAATCTCTGTAGGAGGCGATGGATGTCGACGCGGCCAAATCCTTATTGCCGGCGCGGAGGTGGGCGAGGAGGGATCGAGCGTGGTTTACGCCCAAGGAGGCCGTGGGTGCGTGGCCTTGCTTGATCTCGTCCGTGGAGGCGATGGAATCCGAGCGGAGAAGAAAGGGGAGAGGCGAAGCCGAAAAGAGTGAAGCAGAGGAAGGAGCGAACGCCATTGCTTCCGCTTCACCGGCAGTGTGCATAcataaataaagaaagataaatgTAAACAATTTAGGGAAAAATCAATAGGGCCcctcatattttataaattatcaaaaatacacccttgagaatttaaaatttaaaatttaaaatttagtttttctgTAGCAACTAGTTAAGTAGTTTTTATAGCCATTTTATTaaagtttaagtaattttaactaaattgataaagaatattttgatataatcatgttttatcttatattatattatagttaaaacaaaataattaattttttgcgTACTAATAACCACTCGATAACTACTGCATCGTTTataataaaacttaaataaaaaatattttagatataAAATATCCAATGAAttacccttttaattttttttattaaaaaattacggttttcttttttatattttacaaaatttaaaacgtccttttaatttttacccaacaattcaattattttaattaataattataacATAATTAAGCGAATATTTGCCAGAAGCAACTACGAttttttatatgtttgtttgtttgtttgattaGTTCTGATTTGTAAGGATAATAATTAAGAGAGCAAATAAAAATCTAGATTACCATAagtttatatatatttctttacaCAACAAACATCTTCCTCACTCTTTTAAGAATCTCTAAAGGTACCATACACAATGAGATTTACAGAAAACAAACAGGTTAGCAGAAACAAAAAGGAGATAACCTGCTTCTAGCCTTTAGATTGATCTTCCTCATTTAGTTCCGCTTGTGCTCGACTACTGTCAAAGTCATCGGGAGGGGGGTTCGGATGCCTGACTACTGTTTTGAGCAGGGGTCGAGGATGTGGTTGGCGGAGCTCCGCTGTCTTGGGAAGGCGCCGCCGACCCCCATTTCGTATCGCTGTCTGATGGCTCCACCACATGAACAGCACCATCACTCATCCCCAGGGCTATCTGATTGGGTTCAGATGGGTGAGCAGCAATCACTATGGGGTAGGCAGATCCACTGGAAATTGAAGattgaaaggaagaaaagaaagttaTCGCAATGTAGTTAGTTCATCATCATCAAACTGTAATTTACTGGGAAAAGGAGATATGTACCTATGTATATAAGCAGAGGAAGCGATTCGGCAACGGAGCCTCAAGCTGTCAGCTTCAAAAACTCCAACAGCGCCATCAACAAATGCAGCATACACCAACATACCATCACAAGAAAATATTGCACTTGATATTGATGCTGGAAGTGCATCTCTAGGAGACCACTGCACATTTGGATTGAAATAAGTATTTGAAGATAGATTAAAACTGGTAAGTAATGTCTATTATTGGAGATGAGAACTAACCGAACGCAGAGAGTCAAGTTTACTGTCATAGATTGCGATTTGGCTTTCATGGACAACCAAGAGATGTGTCTGATCATTGTGAAATTGAACTTTGGTATCCCCAACTAATGGAGATGCACGCCCAGCAGGCGCCTGAATGAACCGCGATCTTTTCTTCTCCCATCCATCTATGCTCCAAACACAAAGCTGCATATTATTGCATTAGTCTACGAGTAATAACAGAAGATGTTAAAAAGATAAAACTGAAAAAAGATATAGCTCCGAAATGCGATTCAAGATATGATCAACAAAGAATTCCATTTTTTATCTGCAAACCTGAGCATCAGCGCCAGAGGACACGAGAACATTTAAAGACTGGGAAAATGCAAGACCAGTTATCTTCTTTTGGTGACCCTTGAGCTTGGTTTTCACCTGCAAGCAGGTGAAATTATAGATGATTTCAAGTGCTAAACCATGATATCAAACTCAACCATCCATAACTATAAAATCCTTAACAGATGCTAAAATTTCTACAAGATCCAAACATTTGGAAGCTAGAGGGTAATAAAAAGGCATTAATGCTATAGAGAAAAAGTTAACTAATGGAACGATTCAAAAGATGAAAATGGCATGTACTTTTCAAAAGCAATACAAATCACTGAAAAACATCAAAGATACAAATAGTTTGGCTAGTAGAAAGCATGAGGGATGACCTATGTTAATTGAAAT contains:
- the LOC121998685 gene encoding pentatricopeptide repeat-containing protein At1g08070, chloroplastic-like, producing MAFAPSSASLFSASPLPFLLRSDSIASTDEIKQGHAPTASLGVNHARSLLAHLRAGNKDLAASTSIASYRDSLKRGTFPDNFTFPPLLKLLADARALRAGVALHAHTAKMGFDVDVYVRNCLIRLYFVCGEIGCAKKLFDGFPERDLVSWTTMISGFTKAGHPKDAVKVFFEMVDENLRVDGMTIVAVLSACAEIGDLELGRKVRRCVDAFHLDADVFIDNALVDMYSKCGDIVSAREVFDKMPLRNVVSWNSMIAGLANNGEFEMALVLFRQMQCDDVQPDGFTLVPVLNSCASLGALELGRWVHACLSRKGIEADGIIGNALVDMYAKCGMIGPAMEVFSSMSHRDVYTFTSMIVGLAMHGRGDEALTLFDDMLRAGVRPNEVTFIGILSACSHAGFVEIGLRHFRSITATYNLTAKIEHYGCVVDMFARAGMLDEAQEFISSMPIEPDEFIWGSLLGACKNYSEVDIGETALERIVELDPDEEGAYILMSNLYASSNRRKDGYQIRKTMRKNKVRKTPGCSLIEVDGIIHEFQKGDKSHPQAQQIYAMVDEFIHLHRTLSHEKSCHHSERLAIAFGLISTKPSTLLRIVKNLRVCKYCHIAIELISRLYNREIIVRDRYRFHHFKNGACSCNGFW
- the LOC121998686 gene encoding 3-dehydrosphinganine reductase TSC10A-like translates to MASSLYFLLLLFVFPFAALLLALAVLVRPRPERIPLKGRHVLVSGGSSGIGLALARRAAAEGARVSILARDRSRLSDARETIRLATGVDASVIAVDVRDAEGVARALEALDPVDVLICNQGVFVPQELDLQSLDEVRFMVDVNLMGTFHLIKAALPAMKKRARETGIPASIALMSSQAGQVGVYGYTAYSASKFALRGLAEALQHEVVADNIHVTLIFPPDTETPGLAEELKRRPEVTNKIAASSGGMKADKVAQIALNGIKSALFVVPCNLEGVMLCIATAGMSPQPSIFMAFREVLGASLMRLVGLCFQWSWFGVIKKWHTEKGM